The Parus major isolate Abel chromosome 4, Parus_major1.1, whole genome shotgun sequence genome has a window encoding:
- the PRKG2 gene encoding cGMP-dependent protein kinase 2 isoform X4 — MGNGLTKPKHLRQPNRHVANLAIGCAASHKFLMDPCLGINVINGQADVLCSKVLELEKELKRKEQQLQESQNHVAELQEQLAMQTKVIAELTKELQSKCIQLNKLQDVVSTQGEYSLQPSPFKVSADRRRGAKEGVSAEPTTRLCDLSRQTMFSLEKATVRKDSSEKRLITDALNKNQFLKRLEPHQTRDMVECMYERTFQQGSYVIRQGEPGNHIFVLKEGSLEVFQQNKLLSSIPVWTAFGELAILYNCTRTASVKAITNVKTWALDREVFQNIMRVTAQTRQEQYRNFLRSVSLLKNLPEDKLTKIMDCLEVEYYDKGDYVIREGEEGNTFFIIAKGKVIVTQSTTDHSQPQVIKNLHKGDYFGEKALISDDVRSANVIADEYNVECLVIDRETFNQTVGTYEELQTYLEGYVANLAQADEKRHAKGRSFCGQLTKEVSLEMIELKEKVAQFPPSPFQNLEVVTTLGVGGFGRVELVKVKNENMAFAMKCIKKKHVVDTKQQEHIYSEKKILEQICSPFVVKLYRTFKDNKYVYMLLEACLGGELWSLLRDRGSFDEFTTKFCVGCVTEAFDYLHQIGIIYRDLKPENLILDAEGYIKLVDFGFAKKIGSGQKTWTFCGTPEYVAPEVILSKGHDFSVDFWSLGILVYELLTGSPPFSGADQMMTYNLILKGIEKLDFPKIITRRPEDLIRRLCRQNPTERLGNLRNGINDIKKHSSFQFPFVEALPPVVDTQKKSCSCFFQYLLMDIFQLNFLKSS; from the exons ATGGGAAATGGATTAACGAAACCCAAGCACCTGAGGCAGCCAAATAGGCACGTGGCAAACCTCGCTAttggctgtgctgccagccacAAGTTTCTGATGGACCCATGCCTAGGCATCAATGTGATCAACGGGCAAGCTGATGTCCTCTGCAGCAAGGTACTTGAACTGGAAAAGGAGCTGaagagaaaagagcagcagttGCAAGAGAGTCAAAACCATGTTGCTGAGCTTCAGGAACAGCTGGCTATGCAGACTAAGGTCATAGCAGAACTCACCAAGGAGCTTCAGAGCAAGTGTATACAGTTGAACAAGCTGCAGGATGTTGTTAGCACTCAAGGAGAGTACTCTCTTCAGCCTTCTCCGTTTAAAGTTTCTGCTGATAGAAGGAGAGGAGCCAAGGAAGGTGTATCTGCAGAGCCAACAACACGACTGTGTGATTTGAGCAGGCAAACCATGTTTTCCCTTGAAAAAGCAACAGTCCGAAAGGATTCCAG TGAGAAGAGGCTTATCACAGATGCTCTGAATAAAAACCAGTTCCTGAAGAGACTGGAGCCTCACCAGACACGAGACATGGTGGAATGTATGTATGAGAGGACGTTCCAGCAAGGGAGTTACGTCATCAGACAGGGAGAACCGGGAAATCACATTTTTGTGCTCAAAG AGGGCAGTCTGGAAGTCTTTCAGCAGAATAAGCTACTCTCCTCAATACCTGTGTGGACAGCATTTGGTGAACTGGCCATTTTATACAACTGCACACGGACAGCTTCTGTGAAAG cAATCACTAATGTTAAAACATGGGCACTGGACAGAGAAGTGTTTCAAAATATCATGAGAGTGACAGCACAAACCAGACAAGAGCAGTACAGAAACTTCCTCAGAAG TGTGTCCCTGCTGAAAAACTTGCCTGAAGATAAATTAACCAAGATCATGGACTGTCTGGAAGTG GAGTATTATGACAAGGGAGATTATGTTATTCgggaaggagaagagggaaacaCCTTCTTTATAATAGCAAAAGGAAAG GTGATAGTTACCCAGAGTACTACAGACCACTCACAGCCTCAGGTGATTAAAAATCTACACAAAGGAGATTACTTTGGAGAAAAGGCTCTCATTAG TGACGATGTCAGATCAGCAAACGTTATTGCAGATGAGTACAATGTGGAGTGCCTCGTTATAGACAGAGA GACATTTAATCAAACGGTTGGAACTTATGAGGAGCTGCAAACTTACCTGGAAGGTTATGTGGCTAATCTGGCCCAGGCTGACGAAAAGCGACATGCAAA AGGAAGATCCTTCTGTGGACAGTTGACCAAAGAGGTGTCTTTGGAGATGATAGAGCTGAAGGAGAAAGTAGCCCAGTTCCCTCCTTCCCCATTCCAGAATTTAGAAGTTGTCACAACTCTGGGTGTTGGTGGGTTCGGAAGGGTTGAGCTT GTTAAAGTTAAAAATGAGAACATGGCTTTTGCTATGAAATGTATCAAGAAGAAACATGTAGTAGACACCAAACAGCAAGAGCATATCTATTCTGAGAAGAAAATCCTTGAGCAGATATGTTCTCCATTCGTTGTAAA GCTGTATCGCACATTCAAGGATAACAAATATGTGTACATGCTCCTGGAGGCTTGCCTTGGAGGGGAATTGTGGAGCTTGCTGAGAGACAG AGGCAGCTTTGATGAATTTACCACAAAGTTTTGTGTTGGGTGTGTAACGGAGGCTTTTGACTATCTGCATCAAATAGGAATTATCTACAGAGACCTGAAGccagagaatttaattttggatGCTGAAGGTTACATAAAATTG GTTGATTTTGGATTTGCAAAGAAGATTGGATCAGGGCAGAAAACCTGGACATTTTGTGGAACCCCTGAGTATGTTGCCCCTGAAGTCATTCTGAGTAAAGGCCATGACTTCAGCGTGGATTTTTGGTCCCTTGGGATTCTTGTGTATGAACTCCTCACTGGCAG cCCACCATTCTCTGGGGCTGATCAAATGATGACATATAATTTGATTCTCAAAGGCATTGAAAAGCTGgattttcctaaaataataaCAAGGCGACCTGAGGATTTGATCCGCAGACTCTGCAG
- the PRKG2 gene encoding cGMP-dependent protein kinase 2 isoform X3 has product MGNGLTKPKHLRQPNRHVANLAIGCAASHKFLMDPCLGINVINGQADVLCSKVLELEKELKRKEQQLQESQNHVAELQEQLAMQTKVIAELTKELQSKCIQLNKLQDVVSTQGEYSLQPSPFKVSADRRRGAKEGVSAEPTTRLCDLSRQTMFSLEKATVRKDSSEKRLITDALNKNQFLKRLEPHQTRDMVECMYERTFQQGSYVIRQGEPGNHIFVLKEGSLEVFQQNKLLSSIPVWTAFGELAILYNCTRTASVKAITNVKTWALDREVFQNIMRVTAQTRQEQYRNFLRSVSLLKNLPEDKLTKIMDCLEVEYYDKGDYVIREGEEGNTFFIIAKGKVIVTQSTTDHSQPQVIKNLHKGDYFGEKALISDDVRSANVIADEYNVECLVIDRETFNQTVGTYEELQTYLEGYVANLAQADEKRHAKGRSFCGQLTKEVSLEMIELKEKVAQFPPSPFQNLEVVTTLGVGGFGRVELVKVKNENMAFAMKCIKKKHVVDTKQQEHIYSEKKILEQICSPFVVKLYRTFKDNKYVYMLLEACLGGELWSLLRDRGSFDEFTTKFCVGCVTEAFDYLHQIGIIYRDLKPENLILDAEGYIKLVDFGFAKKIGSGQKTWTFCGTPEYVAPEVILSKGHDFSVDFWSLGILVYELLTGSPPFSGADQMMTYNLILKGIEKLDFPKIITRRPEDLIRRLCRQNPTERLGNLRNGINDIKKHSCLDRLITATLTAIHLKWEALQMNFQAGTRISDHFSFWHIYRDS; this is encoded by the exons ATGGGAAATGGATTAACGAAACCCAAGCACCTGAGGCAGCCAAATAGGCACGTGGCAAACCTCGCTAttggctgtgctgccagccacAAGTTTCTGATGGACCCATGCCTAGGCATCAATGTGATCAACGGGCAAGCTGATGTCCTCTGCAGCAAGGTACTTGAACTGGAAAAGGAGCTGaagagaaaagagcagcagttGCAAGAGAGTCAAAACCATGTTGCTGAGCTTCAGGAACAGCTGGCTATGCAGACTAAGGTCATAGCAGAACTCACCAAGGAGCTTCAGAGCAAGTGTATACAGTTGAACAAGCTGCAGGATGTTGTTAGCACTCAAGGAGAGTACTCTCTTCAGCCTTCTCCGTTTAAAGTTTCTGCTGATAGAAGGAGAGGAGCCAAGGAAGGTGTATCTGCAGAGCCAACAACACGACTGTGTGATTTGAGCAGGCAAACCATGTTTTCCCTTGAAAAAGCAACAGTCCGAAAGGATTCCAG TGAGAAGAGGCTTATCACAGATGCTCTGAATAAAAACCAGTTCCTGAAGAGACTGGAGCCTCACCAGACACGAGACATGGTGGAATGTATGTATGAGAGGACGTTCCAGCAAGGGAGTTACGTCATCAGACAGGGAGAACCGGGAAATCACATTTTTGTGCTCAAAG AGGGCAGTCTGGAAGTCTTTCAGCAGAATAAGCTACTCTCCTCAATACCTGTGTGGACAGCATTTGGTGAACTGGCCATTTTATACAACTGCACACGGACAGCTTCTGTGAAAG cAATCACTAATGTTAAAACATGGGCACTGGACAGAGAAGTGTTTCAAAATATCATGAGAGTGACAGCACAAACCAGACAAGAGCAGTACAGAAACTTCCTCAGAAG TGTGTCCCTGCTGAAAAACTTGCCTGAAGATAAATTAACCAAGATCATGGACTGTCTGGAAGTG GAGTATTATGACAAGGGAGATTATGTTATTCgggaaggagaagagggaaacaCCTTCTTTATAATAGCAAAAGGAAAG GTGATAGTTACCCAGAGTACTACAGACCACTCACAGCCTCAGGTGATTAAAAATCTACACAAAGGAGATTACTTTGGAGAAAAGGCTCTCATTAG TGACGATGTCAGATCAGCAAACGTTATTGCAGATGAGTACAATGTGGAGTGCCTCGTTATAGACAGAGA GACATTTAATCAAACGGTTGGAACTTATGAGGAGCTGCAAACTTACCTGGAAGGTTATGTGGCTAATCTGGCCCAGGCTGACGAAAAGCGACATGCAAA AGGAAGATCCTTCTGTGGACAGTTGACCAAAGAGGTGTCTTTGGAGATGATAGAGCTGAAGGAGAAAGTAGCCCAGTTCCCTCCTTCCCCATTCCAGAATTTAGAAGTTGTCACAACTCTGGGTGTTGGTGGGTTCGGAAGGGTTGAGCTT GTTAAAGTTAAAAATGAGAACATGGCTTTTGCTATGAAATGTATCAAGAAGAAACATGTAGTAGACACCAAACAGCAAGAGCATATCTATTCTGAGAAGAAAATCCTTGAGCAGATATGTTCTCCATTCGTTGTAAA GCTGTATCGCACATTCAAGGATAACAAATATGTGTACATGCTCCTGGAGGCTTGCCTTGGAGGGGAATTGTGGAGCTTGCTGAGAGACAG AGGCAGCTTTGATGAATTTACCACAAAGTTTTGTGTTGGGTGTGTAACGGAGGCTTTTGACTATCTGCATCAAATAGGAATTATCTACAGAGACCTGAAGccagagaatttaattttggatGCTGAAGGTTACATAAAATTG GTTGATTTTGGATTTGCAAAGAAGATTGGATCAGGGCAGAAAACCTGGACATTTTGTGGAACCCCTGAGTATGTTGCCCCTGAAGTCATTCTGAGTAAAGGCCATGACTTCAGCGTGGATTTTTGGTCCCTTGGGATTCTTGTGTATGAACTCCTCACTGGCAG cCCACCATTCTCTGGGGCTGATCAAATGATGACATATAATTTGATTCTCAAAGGCATTGAAAAGCTGgattttcctaaaataataaCAAGGCGACCTGAGGATTTGATCCGCAGACTCTGCAG
- the PRKG2 gene encoding cGMP-dependent protein kinase 2 isoform X2: protein MGNGLTKPKHLRQPNRHVANLAIGCAASHKFLMDPCLGINVINGQADVLCSKVLELEKELKRKEQQLQESQNHVAELQEQLAMQTKVIAELTKELQSKCIQLNKLQDVVSTQGEYSLQPSPFKVSADRRRGAKEGVSAEPTTRLCDLSRQTMFSLEKATVRKDSSEKRLITDALNKNQFLKRLEPHQTRDMVECMYERTFQQGSYVIRQGEPGNHIFVLKEGSLEVFQQNKLLSSIPVWTAFGELAILYNCTRTASVKAITNVKTWALDREVFQNIMRVTAQTRQEQYRNFLRSVSLLKNLPEDKLTKIMDCLEVEYYDKGDYVIREGEEGNTFFIIAKGKVIVTQSTTDHSQPQVIKNLHKGDYFGEKALISDDVRSANVIADEYNVECLVIDRETFNQTVGTYEELQTYLEGYVANLAQADEKRHAKGRSFCGQLTKEVSLEMIELKEKVAQFPPSPFQNLEVVTTLGVGGFGRVELVKVKNENMAFAMKCIKKKHVVDTKQQEHIYSEKKILEQICSPFVVKLYRTFKDNKYVYMLLEACLGGELWSLLRDRGSFDEFTTKFCVGCVTEAFDYLHQIGIIYRDLKPENLILDAEGYIKLVDFGFAKKIGSGQKTWTFCGTPEYVAPEVILSKGHDFSVDFWSLGILVYELLTGSPPFSGADQMMTYNLILKGIEKLDFPKIITRRPEDLIRRLCRQNPTERLGNLRNGINDIKKHRWLSGFNWDSLKVRKLTSPLKRELSGPTDYSYFDSYPPEVGSPPDELSGWDKDF, encoded by the exons ATGGGAAATGGATTAACGAAACCCAAGCACCTGAGGCAGCCAAATAGGCACGTGGCAAACCTCGCTAttggctgtgctgccagccacAAGTTTCTGATGGACCCATGCCTAGGCATCAATGTGATCAACGGGCAAGCTGATGTCCTCTGCAGCAAGGTACTTGAACTGGAAAAGGAGCTGaagagaaaagagcagcagttGCAAGAGAGTCAAAACCATGTTGCTGAGCTTCAGGAACAGCTGGCTATGCAGACTAAGGTCATAGCAGAACTCACCAAGGAGCTTCAGAGCAAGTGTATACAGTTGAACAAGCTGCAGGATGTTGTTAGCACTCAAGGAGAGTACTCTCTTCAGCCTTCTCCGTTTAAAGTTTCTGCTGATAGAAGGAGAGGAGCCAAGGAAGGTGTATCTGCAGAGCCAACAACACGACTGTGTGATTTGAGCAGGCAAACCATGTTTTCCCTTGAAAAAGCAACAGTCCGAAAGGATTCCAG TGAGAAGAGGCTTATCACAGATGCTCTGAATAAAAACCAGTTCCTGAAGAGACTGGAGCCTCACCAGACACGAGACATGGTGGAATGTATGTATGAGAGGACGTTCCAGCAAGGGAGTTACGTCATCAGACAGGGAGAACCGGGAAATCACATTTTTGTGCTCAAAG AGGGCAGTCTGGAAGTCTTTCAGCAGAATAAGCTACTCTCCTCAATACCTGTGTGGACAGCATTTGGTGAACTGGCCATTTTATACAACTGCACACGGACAGCTTCTGTGAAAG cAATCACTAATGTTAAAACATGGGCACTGGACAGAGAAGTGTTTCAAAATATCATGAGAGTGACAGCACAAACCAGACAAGAGCAGTACAGAAACTTCCTCAGAAG TGTGTCCCTGCTGAAAAACTTGCCTGAAGATAAATTAACCAAGATCATGGACTGTCTGGAAGTG GAGTATTATGACAAGGGAGATTATGTTATTCgggaaggagaagagggaaacaCCTTCTTTATAATAGCAAAAGGAAAG GTGATAGTTACCCAGAGTACTACAGACCACTCACAGCCTCAGGTGATTAAAAATCTACACAAAGGAGATTACTTTGGAGAAAAGGCTCTCATTAG TGACGATGTCAGATCAGCAAACGTTATTGCAGATGAGTACAATGTGGAGTGCCTCGTTATAGACAGAGA GACATTTAATCAAACGGTTGGAACTTATGAGGAGCTGCAAACTTACCTGGAAGGTTATGTGGCTAATCTGGCCCAGGCTGACGAAAAGCGACATGCAAA AGGAAGATCCTTCTGTGGACAGTTGACCAAAGAGGTGTCTTTGGAGATGATAGAGCTGAAGGAGAAAGTAGCCCAGTTCCCTCCTTCCCCATTCCAGAATTTAGAAGTTGTCACAACTCTGGGTGTTGGTGGGTTCGGAAGGGTTGAGCTT GTTAAAGTTAAAAATGAGAACATGGCTTTTGCTATGAAATGTATCAAGAAGAAACATGTAGTAGACACCAAACAGCAAGAGCATATCTATTCTGAGAAGAAAATCCTTGAGCAGATATGTTCTCCATTCGTTGTAAA GCTGTATCGCACATTCAAGGATAACAAATATGTGTACATGCTCCTGGAGGCTTGCCTTGGAGGGGAATTGTGGAGCTTGCTGAGAGACAG AGGCAGCTTTGATGAATTTACCACAAAGTTTTGTGTTGGGTGTGTAACGGAGGCTTTTGACTATCTGCATCAAATAGGAATTATCTACAGAGACCTGAAGccagagaatttaattttggatGCTGAAGGTTACATAAAATTG GTTGATTTTGGATTTGCAAAGAAGATTGGATCAGGGCAGAAAACCTGGACATTTTGTGGAACCCCTGAGTATGTTGCCCCTGAAGTCATTCTGAGTAAAGGCCATGACTTCAGCGTGGATTTTTGGTCCCTTGGGATTCTTGTGTATGAACTCCTCACTGGCAG cCCACCATTCTCTGGGGCTGATCAAATGATGACATATAATTTGATTCTCAAAGGCATTGAAAAGCTGgattttcctaaaataataaCAAGGCGACCTGAGGATTTGATCCGCAGACTCTGCAG